One genomic region from Salvia hispanica cultivar TCC Black 2014 chromosome 2, UniMelb_Shisp_WGS_1.0, whole genome shotgun sequence encodes:
- the LOC125203922 gene encoding ribonuclease P protein subunit p25-like protein, protein MDRYQKVEKPKVETPIDENEIRITSQGRMRSYITYAMTLLQEKGSDDIVFKAMGRAINKTVTIVELIKRRIAGLHQITAIQSTDITDTWEPLEEGLQILETTRKVSMVTITLSKKELDMKNIGYQEPIPEDQVKVPTDLDHDGEGSPPTRGRGRGGRGRGRPRFQSGNGFAYAEYDDGGYERNRGYARGRGRGRGRGFHGRGRGGYNGPPGDSQHDAGDYNQEAPRGRGRGRGSRGRGRGFRANGPVQAAA, encoded by the exons ATGGATCGGTACCAGAAAGTGGAGAAGCCCAAGGTCGAGACTCcgattgatgagaatgagattcGGATTACGAGCCAAGGCAGAATGCGAAGCTACATCACTTACGCCATGACTCTGCTTCAG GAGAAAGGTTCGGATGATATAGTGTTCAAGGCAATGGGCAGAGCCATTAACAAGACCGTGACCATCGTGGAGTTGATCAAG AGGAGAATTGCTGGTCTCCACCAGATTACTGCAATTCAATCTACTGACATAACCGACACATGGGAACCCCTGGAGGAAGGGCTTCAAAT TCTGGAAACCACAAGGAAAGTTTCAATGGTTACAATTACACTTTCAAAGAAGGAGCTGGATATGAAAAATATCGG ATACCAAGAGCCAATACCAGAAGATCAGGTGAAGGTTCCTACAGATCTAGACCATGATGGAG AGGGATCACCTCCTACTCGTGGAAGAGGCCGAGGTGGCAGAGGGAGGGGGAGACCTAGATTCCAGTCTG GGAATGGGTTTGCTTATGCCGAGTATGATGATGGAGGCTATGAAAGGAACCGTGGGTATGCCAGAGGCAGGGGGCGAGGTAGGGGCCGTGGTTTCCATGGCCGTGGAAGGGGAGGCTACAATGGTCCTCCAGGGGATTCTCAGCATGATGCTGGAGATTACAATCAAGAAGCACCACGAG GTCGTGGGCGCGGGAGGGGATCTCGTGGAAGGGGGCGTGGGTTCAGAGCTAATGGGCCGGTCCAAGCAGCTGCTTGA